A region of Microbacterium suwonense DNA encodes the following proteins:
- a CDS encoding alpha-hydroxy acid oxidase: MVQRQLPNPAELLELMKFKKPELDGRKRRLDAALTIYDLRTIAKRRTPKAAFDYTDGAAEGELSLARARQAFEDVEFHPGILTPAPTVDTSVEILGGPSALPFGIAPTGFTRLMQTEGETAGAGAAAEAGIPFTLSTLGTTSIEGVKAANPHGRNWFQLYVMRDREISYELTRRAAAAGFDTLHFTVDTPVAGARLRDKRNGFSIPPQLTLGTIINAIPRPWWWFDFLTTPKLEFASLSSTGGTVGELLDAAMDPTISYDDLAVIRDLWPGKIVIKGVQNVEDSVRLKDAGVDGIVLSNHGGRQLDRAPIPFHLLPHVRKAVGDDFTVMIDTGIMNGADIVASVALGADFTLIGRAYLYGLMAGGRQGVDRTIAILRTEIERTMRLLGVASLAELEPGHVTQLQRLMPVATDAAESVVR, encoded by the coding sequence ATGGTCCAGCGTCAGCTGCCCAACCCCGCCGAGCTGCTCGAGCTGATGAAGTTCAAGAAGCCCGAACTCGACGGCCGCAAGCGCCGTCTCGACGCGGCGCTCACGATCTACGATCTGCGCACGATCGCCAAGCGCCGCACGCCCAAGGCCGCCTTCGACTACACCGACGGCGCCGCCGAGGGCGAGCTGTCGCTGGCCCGGGCCCGGCAGGCCTTCGAGGATGTGGAGTTCCACCCCGGCATCCTCACCCCCGCACCGACCGTCGACACCAGCGTCGAGATCCTCGGCGGGCCGAGTGCGCTGCCGTTCGGCATCGCGCCCACCGGCTTCACCCGGCTGATGCAGACCGAGGGCGAGACGGCGGGAGCCGGAGCGGCTGCCGAGGCCGGCATCCCGTTCACCCTCTCGACCCTCGGCACCACCTCGATCGAGGGGGTGAAGGCCGCGAACCCGCACGGGCGCAACTGGTTCCAGCTGTATGTCATGCGTGACCGCGAGATCTCCTACGAGCTCACCCGCCGCGCCGCCGCAGCCGGCTTCGACACGCTGCACTTCACCGTCGACACACCGGTGGCCGGTGCCCGTCTGCGCGACAAGCGCAACGGCTTCTCGATCCCGCCGCAGCTCACCCTCGGCACGATCATCAATGCGATCCCGCGGCCGTGGTGGTGGTTCGACTTCCTCACCACCCCCAAGCTCGAATTCGCCTCGCTCTCGAGCACAGGCGGCACCGTCGGCGAGCTGCTGGATGCTGCCATGGATCCCACCATCAGCTACGACGACCTGGCCGTGATCCGCGACCTGTGGCCCGGCAAGATCGTCATCAAGGGCGTGCAGAACGTCGAGGACTCGGTGCGCCTGAAGGATGCCGGCGTCGACGGCATCGTGCTCTCCAACCACGGTGGTCGTCAGCTCGATCGGGCGCCGATCCCGTTCCACCTGCTGCCGCACGTGCGCAAGGCGGTCGGCGATGACTTCACCGTCATGATCGACACCGGCATCATGAACGGCGCCGACATCGTGGCATCCGTCGCCCTCGGCGCCGACTTCACCCTCATCGGCCGCGCATACCTGTACGGGCTGATGGCAGGCGGACGGCAGGGCGTCGACCGCACCATCGCGATTCTGCGCACCGAGATCGAACGCACCATGCGACTGCTCGGCGTCGCCTCGCTCGCCGAGCTGGAGCCGGGGCACGTCACGCAGCTGCAGCGCCTGATGCCGGTGGCGACGGATGCCGCGGAGTCGGTCGTCCGCTGA
- a CDS encoding HAD-IIB family hydrolase has protein sequence MPAPRLVAFDLDDTLAPSKSQIDDRIAELLRALLRRVDVAIISGGNEEQFRTQVIARLAGTPASDLSRLHLLPTCGTRYLRHDGTEFTAVYAHDLSDDEKTAALTALREEAERLGLWESDPWGDILEDRGSQITFSALGQRAPGDAKRAWDPTGAKRALLRDAVAARLPGLEVRSGGSTSIDITRAGIDKAYGMQQLAEHAGIALTDMLFYGDRLDEGGNDYPVFAIGVPSIAVDGWEDTAGKLDALLLTLPEPDPAL, from the coding sequence ATGCCTGCACCCCGCCTGGTCGCCTTCGACCTCGACGACACCCTCGCGCCCTCCAAGAGTCAGATCGACGACCGCATCGCCGAGCTGCTGCGCGCCCTGCTGCGCCGTGTCGACGTCGCCATCATCTCCGGCGGCAACGAGGAGCAGTTCCGCACCCAGGTCATCGCGCGGCTGGCCGGCACTCCGGCATCCGATCTGTCCCGTCTGCACCTGCTGCCCACCTGCGGCACCCGCTACCTGCGGCACGACGGCACCGAGTTCACGGCCGTCTACGCGCACGATCTCTCCGACGACGAGAAGACCGCCGCCCTCACCGCGTTGCGCGAAGAGGCCGAGCGCCTCGGGCTGTGGGAGAGCGACCCCTGGGGAGACATCCTCGAGGACCGTGGTTCGCAGATCACCTTCTCGGCGCTCGGCCAGCGCGCCCCCGGCGATGCGAAGAGGGCCTGGGACCCCACCGGCGCGAAGCGCGCTCTGCTGCGCGACGCGGTGGCTGCACGGCTGCCCGGCCTGGAGGTCCGCTCCGGCGGGTCCACGAGCATCGACATCACCCGTGCGGGCATCGACAAGGCCTACGGCATGCAGCAGCTTGCGGAGCACGCCGGCATCGCGTTGACCGACATGCTGTTCTACGGCGACCGCCTGGACGAGGGCGGCAACGACTACCCTGTGTTCGCGATAGGCGTGCCCTCGATCGCCGTGGACGGCTGGGAGGACACCGCCGGCAAGCTCGACGCGCTGCTGCTGACCCTGCCGGAGCCCGACCCGGCGCTCTGA
- a CDS encoding metallophosphoesterase: protein MTSRGPAHPALIALGAVGAAGVAAAVWGIGIERYLFTVREVTAPALEPGSHPIRVLHLSDAHMAPWQHRKQRWLESLARFEPDLIVNTGDNLGHRDGLTGIRRSFAPLAGIPGVFVHGSNDTQAPSPRNPLKYFAGPSKRVAKPEMLDTDAMDAYFTDELGWHGVNNGAVRLTVAGNTIDVLGVDDAHRDWDELEVLPEALDALGMRPEGASVLGVTHAPYQRVLNGFIDLGADAVFAGHTHGGQVCIPGYGALVANCDIPLKQAKGLSTWTHGGRTVPLNVSAGCGHSIYAPVRFACRPEATLLTLTARTA, encoded by the coding sequence GTGACCTCACGGGGACCCGCACACCCGGCCCTCATCGCGCTCGGCGCGGTGGGGGCCGCGGGTGTCGCGGCCGCTGTCTGGGGCATCGGCATCGAGCGGTACCTGTTCACCGTTCGCGAGGTGACCGCCCCGGCGCTGGAACCGGGCAGTCATCCGATCCGGGTGCTGCATCTCTCCGACGCGCACATGGCTCCCTGGCAGCATCGCAAGCAGCGCTGGCTGGAGTCTCTCGCCCGGTTCGAGCCCGATCTGATCGTCAACACGGGCGACAACCTGGGCCATCGGGACGGGCTCACGGGCATCCGTCGTTCTTTCGCTCCCCTCGCCGGGATCCCCGGCGTGTTCGTGCACGGGTCGAATGACACGCAGGCGCCGTCGCCGCGCAATCCGCTGAAGTACTTCGCGGGGCCGTCGAAGAGGGTCGCCAAACCCGAGATGCTCGACACGGATGCCATGGATGCCTACTTCACCGACGAGCTCGGCTGGCACGGGGTGAACAACGGCGCCGTGCGCCTGACCGTCGCCGGGAACACGATCGACGTCCTCGGCGTCGATGACGCGCATCGGGACTGGGACGAGCTGGAGGTGCTGCCGGAGGCACTGGATGCACTGGGCATGCGACCCGAGGGCGCATCGGTGCTGGGGGTGACGCACGCGCCGTACCAGCGCGTGCTGAACGGGTTCATCGATCTCGGAGCGGATGCCGTGTTCGCGGGCCACACGCACGGCGGTCAGGTCTGCATCCCGGGCTACGGGGCCCTGGTCGCGAACTGCGACATCCCGCTGAAGCAGGCCAAGGGTCTGAGCACCTGGACGCACGGCGGCCGCACCGTGCCGCTGAACGTGAGCGCCGGCTGCGGCCACTCGATCTACGCTCCGGTGCGTTTCGCCTGCCGTCCTGAGGCGACGCTGCTGACGCTGACCGCGCGGACCGCCTGA
- a CDS encoding transglycosylase domain-containing protein: MPQKNRTVKGVLGGLLGLVGLSAVAGVLATAAVTPAIAIAGVSGSQALSIFENLPDSLNPGTPMEPTVFYGTAEDGKWFQLAKFYDQNRVPVTFDQVSPLLYDALLSSEDKNFYEHGGVNLGATVKAVYDNLRRTSSRGASTISQQFVKNVLIQQCEQEVPATDTEALAACWTEATEAKGADGIERKLKEMRYAIQIEKDFSKNDILLGYLNIANFGGQTYGIEAAANYYFGTTAKNLTLDQAATLAGIVQNPNRFRIDRKGGTWTDKTGKVRNSEEDGYADAKLRRNYVLDRMLADGKITEQQHEEATALPITPSIHPSTQGCQAAGDQAYFCQYVKSIIESDKAFGETDSERRDKLRRGGMKVYTSLDMRVQRPGNEAMEYYAPVYLEGKSFGATGVTIEADTGRIIAMVQNTKFKETADADKAKGETSLVYAADKDHGESIGFPGGSTYKIFTLIEWLKQGHSVNEVLDARTRVFKDFTKCGQPFTNKDLVKNFSGNGRVSNVMDFTRTSLNTGFLAMAQELDLCEINKTATSMGVHYGNMAATTEVNPTDPAPNDPYASVLGSKYIAPIQMAGAYATVANKGIYCTPRAIDKVVGADGTEMTLPEGSCTQVLSPEVAATAAYALQGVMNGGTGGPANPYDGTPLIGKTGTHQSWGSAMAMSSTKAATFVYAGKVEGENYELKYQYHNGRPLNTVRYTVSKALQRAADQFYPGTRFPAPDRNLTRRVMKELPNVVGRSIDEAKDIVQNAGFSVQVGTPVDSTVGEGLVAEQTPGAGSVPSGTTVTLIPSTGNPPASDVPDVTGAKYSHAKKTLSDAGFGVSGDGCHGGSQVTAQNPGANTKAPPGTTITVTCEDEE, translated from the coding sequence ATGCCTCAAAAGAATCGCACGGTGAAGGGTGTGCTCGGCGGGCTGCTGGGCCTGGTCGGCCTGAGTGCCGTCGCCGGTGTGCTGGCCACGGCCGCCGTCACCCCCGCCATCGCCATCGCCGGTGTCTCGGGATCCCAGGCGCTCTCGATCTTCGAGAACCTTCCCGACAGCCTGAACCCGGGAACTCCGATGGAGCCCACGGTGTTCTACGGGACGGCGGAGGACGGCAAGTGGTTCCAGCTGGCGAAGTTCTACGACCAGAACCGCGTGCCGGTGACCTTCGATCAGGTCTCGCCGCTGCTGTACGACGCGCTGCTGTCCAGTGAGGACAAGAACTTCTACGAGCACGGCGGCGTGAACCTCGGTGCGACGGTCAAGGCCGTGTACGACAACCTGCGCCGCACCTCATCGCGCGGTGCATCCACGATCAGCCAGCAGTTCGTCAAGAACGTGCTGATCCAGCAGTGCGAGCAGGAGGTACCGGCAACCGACACCGAGGCACTCGCGGCGTGCTGGACGGAGGCCACGGAGGCCAAGGGCGCCGACGGCATCGAGCGCAAGCTGAAGGAGATGCGCTACGCGATCCAGATCGAGAAGGACTTCTCGAAGAACGACATCCTGCTCGGCTACCTGAACATCGCGAACTTCGGCGGTCAGACCTACGGCATCGAGGCCGCCGCGAACTACTACTTCGGCACCACCGCGAAGAACCTCACCCTCGACCAGGCCGCCACTCTGGCCGGAATCGTGCAGAACCCGAACCGGTTCCGCATCGACAGGAAGGGCGGCACCTGGACCGACAAGACCGGCAAGGTGCGCAACAGCGAAGAGGACGGCTACGCGGATGCCAAGCTCCGCCGCAACTACGTGCTCGACCGCATGCTCGCCGACGGCAAGATCACCGAGCAGCAGCATGAGGAGGCCACCGCGCTTCCCATCACGCCGAGCATTCATCCCTCCACTCAGGGATGCCAGGCAGCCGGCGACCAGGCGTACTTCTGCCAGTACGTCAAGTCGATCATTGAGAGCGACAAGGCGTTCGGCGAGACGGACAGTGAGCGCCGTGACAAGCTCCGCCGCGGCGGGATGAAGGTGTACACCTCACTTGACATGCGCGTGCAGCGCCCGGGCAACGAAGCCATGGAGTACTACGCTCCCGTCTACCTCGAAGGCAAGAGCTTCGGCGCCACCGGGGTGACGATCGAGGCCGACACCGGACGCATCATCGCGATGGTGCAGAACACGAAGTTCAAGGAGACCGCCGACGCTGACAAGGCGAAGGGCGAGACCAGCCTGGTCTATGCGGCCGACAAGGATCACGGCGAGTCCATCGGATTCCCGGGCGGTTCGACGTACAAGATCTTCACCCTCATCGAGTGGCTCAAGCAGGGCCACTCGGTCAATGAGGTGCTCGACGCCCGCACTCGCGTGTTCAAGGACTTCACCAAGTGTGGTCAGCCGTTCACCAACAAAGACCTGGTCAAGAACTTCTCGGGCAACGGACGGGTGTCCAATGTGATGGACTTCACCCGTACCTCGCTGAACACCGGCTTCCTGGCCATGGCACAGGAGCTCGACCTGTGTGAGATCAACAAGACCGCAACGTCTATGGGCGTCCACTACGGGAATATGGCGGCGACCACCGAGGTGAATCCCACAGACCCGGCCCCGAACGACCCCTACGCGTCTGTTCTGGGCTCGAAGTACATCGCGCCGATCCAGATGGCCGGCGCCTACGCGACCGTCGCGAACAAGGGCATCTACTGCACCCCGCGCGCGATCGACAAGGTGGTCGGCGCGGACGGCACGGAGATGACCCTGCCGGAGGGGTCGTGCACTCAGGTGCTCTCGCCCGAGGTCGCTGCGACTGCCGCCTACGCCCTGCAGGGCGTCATGAACGGCGGCACCGGTGGTCCCGCCAACCCCTATGACGGCACGCCACTGATCGGCAAGACCGGAACTCACCAGTCTTGGGGAAGCGCGATGGCGATGTCCAGCACCAAGGCAGCGACCTTCGTCTACGCCGGGAAGGTCGAGGGCGAGAATTACGAGCTCAAGTATCAGTATCACAACGGTCGCCCTTTGAACACCGTCCGCTACACCGTCTCGAAGGCACTGCAGCGGGCAGCAGATCAGTTCTACCCCGGCACACGCTTCCCCGCGCCGGATCGCAACCTCACGCGAAGAGTCATGAAGGAGCTGCCGAACGTCGTCGGCAGGTCGATCGATGAGGCAAAGGACATCGTGCAGAATGCCGGCTTCTCCGTGCAGGTCGGCACCCCCGTCGACAGCACCGTCGGTGAGGGTCTCGTGGCGGAGCAGACTCCCGGGGCAGGCAGCGTGCCCAGCGGTACCACGGTCACGCTGATACCCAGCACGGGCAACCCTCCCGCGTCCGATGTGCCCGACGTCACGGGCGCGAAGTACAGCCATGCGAAGAAGACGCTCTCGGATGCCGGATTCGGCGTGAGCGGCGATGGCTGCCATGGCGGCTCGCAGGTGACCGCACAGAACCCCGGCGCCAATACGAAGGCGCCGCCCGGCACCACGATCACCGTGACCTGCGAGGACGAGGAGTGA
- a CDS encoding RidA family protein: MSIATRLEELGIELPAVAAPVAAYVPAVVHDGIVYTSGQLPFVDGALPATGKVGAEVDPDAAKGYARTCALNALAAAADAAGGVDRIAGVLRVGGFVASDPAFTGQPGVVNGASEVLGEIFGDAGKHARAAVGVAVLPLDTPVEVEVAFLLA, translated from the coding sequence GTGAGCATCGCCACCCGTCTTGAGGAGCTCGGCATCGAGCTCCCGGCTGTCGCAGCCCCCGTGGCCGCCTACGTCCCTGCCGTCGTGCACGATGGCATCGTCTACACCTCCGGGCAGCTTCCGTTCGTCGACGGCGCGCTGCCGGCCACGGGCAAGGTGGGCGCCGAGGTCGACCCGGATGCCGCCAAGGGCTACGCCCGCACTTGCGCGCTGAACGCGCTCGCCGCCGCCGCCGACGCCGCGGGCGGCGTGGACCGGATCGCCGGTGTGCTGCGGGTCGGCGGCTTCGTGGCATCCGACCCCGCTTTCACCGGCCAGCCCGGCGTCGTCAACGGCGCCAGCGAGGTGCTCGGCGAGATCTTCGGCGATGCGGGAAAGCACGCGCGCGCCGCCGTCGGCGTTGCGGTGCTGCCGCTGGACACCCCCGTCGAGGTCGAGGTGGCGTTCCTGCTCGCCTGA
- a CDS encoding TadA family conjugal transfer-associated ATPase: MSDPFVLRPRAVATRVAGAPPAPQVDPAFGTLAEHVRDPKVTDIFVNGTSGLFVDRGEGAERVAQWQASEREVRDLAVALVGAGGRHLDDQSPCVDVRLDGGIRVHAVLAPVSTAGTALSIRVPRVLGADLDALAASGTFSPAQRTWLGRLVAERANLLITGGTGTGKTTLLAALLSEVPPGERIVTIEDVAELRPRHPHHVSLEARQPNLEGAGRITLAMLVRESLRMRPDRLIVGECRGEEVRELLTALNTGHDGGAGTLHASGLADVPARLEALGALAGMDAVALARQVVSAFTIVLHLERGQDGRRRVARAGRFALEGERLSIVEVKTW; encoded by the coding sequence ATGTCCGATCCGTTCGTGCTCCGTCCCCGCGCCGTGGCGACCCGTGTCGCCGGTGCGCCACCCGCACCTCAGGTCGACCCCGCCTTCGGCACCCTCGCCGAGCATGTGCGCGACCCGAAGGTGACCGACATCTTCGTCAACGGAACGAGTGGACTGTTCGTCGATCGCGGCGAGGGCGCCGAGCGCGTCGCGCAGTGGCAGGCGTCCGAGCGCGAGGTGCGCGATCTCGCCGTGGCGCTGGTCGGTGCAGGCGGAAGGCACCTGGACGACCAATCACCGTGCGTCGACGTGCGGCTGGACGGCGGCATCCGCGTGCATGCGGTGCTCGCGCCGGTGTCGACGGCAGGCACCGCGCTGTCGATCCGCGTTCCGCGAGTTCTCGGTGCCGACCTGGACGCGCTCGCCGCGTCCGGCACCTTCTCGCCGGCGCAGCGCACCTGGCTGGGGCGCCTCGTGGCCGAGCGGGCGAACCTCCTCATCACCGGCGGCACCGGAACCGGGAAGACCACGCTGCTCGCGGCGCTGCTGTCGGAGGTGCCGCCGGGTGAGCGCATCGTCACGATCGAGGATGTCGCAGAGCTGCGCCCTCGGCATCCGCATCACGTCTCGCTCGAGGCGCGTCAGCCGAACCTGGAGGGCGCCGGTCGCATCACCCTGGCCATGCTGGTGCGCGAATCGCTGCGGATGCGGCCGGATCGACTGATCGTGGGGGAGTGCCGCGGCGAGGAGGTGCGCGAGCTGCTGACCGCGCTGAACACCGGTCACGACGGCGGAGCCGGCACACTGCACGCCAGCGGGCTGGCCGACGTGCCGGCCCGTCTCGAGGCTCTCGGCGCGCTCGCCGGGATGGATGCGGTGGCGCTCGCCCGGCAGGTGGTGAGCGCGTTCACCATCGTGCTGCATCTGGAGCGCGGGCAGGACGGCCGGCGCCGGGTCGCCCGTGCGGGCAGGTTCGCCCTCGAGGGTGAGCGGCTGAGCATCGTCGAGGTGAAGACATGGTGA
- a CDS encoding type II secretion system F family protein yields the protein MVTRLLLRRRQETDAGDTASAAAAAVRTLAVLLQAGARPLTAWRHLADTGDAVAVRVADRCAAGAELAGAIEAEGGTWRDVAAAWEIATIVGAPLAEVLRSLAESLQDAASAADDVRIALAEPTGTARLLLWLPFAGLLLGFALGFDTIGVLTTNPLGIVCVGAGIGLVLLARLWTAHLVRRAGTPPGTPGMHAELVAVALSGGVGIPRALRLVEHSPADLGDERAATDAVLELSRTAGVPAGALLRASSAQRRQEARVQGRIRAARLSTSLLLPLGACTLPAFLLLGVAPLMLSVLGSTVLPI from the coding sequence ATGGTGACGCGATTGCTTCTGCGACGACGACAGGAGACGGATGCCGGCGACACGGCCTCCGCAGCGGCCGCCGCGGTGCGCACCCTGGCGGTGCTGCTGCAGGCGGGTGCCCGGCCCCTGACCGCCTGGCGTCATCTCGCCGACACCGGCGACGCCGTGGCGGTGCGCGTGGCGGACCGGTGCGCGGCAGGTGCGGAGCTGGCCGGAGCGATCGAGGCCGAAGGCGGCACCTGGCGCGACGTCGCCGCCGCGTGGGAGATCGCCACGATCGTCGGCGCTCCGTTGGCCGAGGTGCTGCGCTCGCTGGCCGAATCGCTGCAGGATGCCGCGTCCGCCGCCGATGACGTGCGCATCGCGCTCGCCGAGCCCACCGGAACGGCGCGCCTGCTGCTGTGGCTGCCGTTCGCCGGCCTGCTGCTGGGGTTCGCACTCGGCTTCGACACGATCGGCGTGCTCACGACGAACCCACTCGGGATCGTCTGCGTCGGGGCAGGGATCGGACTGGTGCTGCTGGCCAGGCTGTGGACCGCCCACCTGGTGCGGCGGGCCGGGACGCCACCGGGCACACCGGGAATGCACGCCGAGCTGGTCGCGGTGGCGCTCTCCGGCGGCGTGGGGATCCCCCGGGCGCTGCGGCTGGTCGAGCACAGTCCCGCCGATCTCGGCGACGAGCGCGCGGCGACGGATGCCGTGCTCGAGCTCTCCCGCACCGCCGGCGTGCCCGCCGGAGCCCTGCTGCGCGCCTCGTCGGCTCAGCGGCGGCAGGAAGCTCGCGTACAGGGGCGCATCCGCGCGGCGCGGCTGTCCACGTCGCTGCTGCTGCCGCTGGGCGCGTGCACGCTGCCCGCCTTCCTGCTGCTGGGGGTGGCCCCGCTCATGCTCAGCGTGCTCGGCTCCACCGTGCTGCCGATCTGA
- a CDS encoding DUF4244 domain-containing protein, with the protein MTNNDLPELTRSRAARLFADESGAATAEYAITTMAAVAFAGLLVVIMRSDEVRGILTDLVRRALTVS; encoded by the coding sequence ATGACGAACAACGATCTGCCCGAGCTGACCAGGAGCCGCGCCGCGCGCCTGTTCGCCGACGAATCCGGAGCCGCGACCGCTGAGTACGCGATCACGACGATGGCGGCCGTCGCCTTCGCAGGGCTGCTGGTGGTGATCATGCGCAGCGACGAGGTGCGCGGCATCCTCACCGACCTCGTGCGGCGGGCGCTGACGGTGTCGTGA
- a CDS encoding TadE family type IV pilus minor pilin produces MATACRERSHRRSGSRRGRLGGERGSVAAELAIALPAVLLALLLGVGALHAAATQVALQDAAADAARLLGRGESASRAADVVRIVAGAEMAQHDSGDLVCVTASAHARIGRIISIPLRARSCALSGGL; encoded by the coding sequence ATGGCCACAGCCTGCCGAGAGCGGTCGCACCGCCGAAGCGGCAGCCGCCGTGGCCGGCTCGGCGGCGAACGGGGATCCGTCGCCGCCGAGCTCGCGATCGCCCTGCCTGCCGTGCTGCTCGCACTGCTGCTGGGCGTCGGGGCGCTGCACGCCGCCGCGACCCAGGTGGCGCTGCAGGATGCTGCAGCCGACGCTGCGCGACTGCTCGGCCGAGGGGAGAGCGCCAGCCGTGCGGCCGACGTGGTGCGAATCGTGGCGGGGGCGGAGATGGCGCAGCACGACTCCGGCGACCTGGTCTGCGTCACGGCATCCGCTCATGCACGGATCGGACGGATCATCAGCATCCCGCTCCGCGCCCGCAGCTGCGCGCTGAGCGGAGGCCTGTGA